From Triticum urartu cultivar G1812 chromosome 2, Tu2.1, whole genome shotgun sequence, a single genomic window includes:
- the LOC125539529 gene encoding uncharacterized protein LOC125539529 isoform X2, whose protein sequence is MARLLARTLTLGRPAAPGSSLQPHRALSDKVELIEIDLSEESASSTSSGDSAEEPMGMGRLNDAIRGVLVRRAAPEWLPFVPGGSYWVPPMRRPLGVSDLVGTVVYNARAAVDAAEMARATMVKAAMTKEEAMCFTTQRGWPSEAYFVQDPQVDTGRLSSEK, encoded by the exons ATGGCTCGCCTCCTCGCgcgaaccctaaccctaggccgcCCGGCCGCCCCGGGGTCCTCCCTGCAGCCCCACCGCGCCCTCTCAGACAAGGTGGAGCTGATCGAGATCGACCTCTCCGAGGAGTCCGCCTCCTCCACCTCATCGGGCGACTCCGCGGAGGAGCCGATGGGGATGGGGCGCCTGAACGACGCCATCCGCGGCGTCCTGGTGCGGCGGGCCGCTCCGGAGTGGCTCCCCTTCGTGCCCGGGGGGTCGTACTGGGTGCCGCCCATGCGGCGGCCGCTCGGGGTGTCCGATCTCGTCGGCACCGTCGTCTACAACGCGAGGGCCGCCGTCGACGCGGCGGAGATGGCGAGGGCCACCATGGTTAAGGCCGCGATGACCAAGGAGGAGGCCATGTGCTTCACCACGCAGCGGGGATGGCCATCAGAGGCCTATTTCGTCCAAG ATCCCCAGGTGGACACAGGAAGACTCAGCTCGGAGAAGTAA
- the LOC125539529 gene encoding uncharacterized protein LOC125539529 isoform X1 yields MARLLARTLTLGRPAAPGSSLQPHRALSDKVELIEIDLSEESASSTSSGDSAEEPMGMGRLNDAIRGVLVRRAAPEWLPFVPGGSYWVPPMRRPLGVSDLVGTVVYNARAAVDAAEMARATMVKAAMTKEEAMCFTTQRGWPSEAYFVQGKVWHPVKKSRKNAKTDDEES; encoded by the exons ATGGCTCGCCTCCTCGCgcgaaccctaaccctaggccgcCCGGCCGCCCCGGGGTCCTCCCTGCAGCCCCACCGCGCCCTCTCAGACAAGGTGGAGCTGATCGAGATCGACCTCTCCGAGGAGTCCGCCTCCTCCACCTCATCGGGCGACTCCGCGGAGGAGCCGATGGGGATGGGGCGCCTGAACGACGCCATCCGCGGCGTCCTGGTGCGGCGGGCCGCTCCGGAGTGGCTCCCCTTCGTGCCCGGGGGGTCGTACTGGGTGCCGCCCATGCGGCGGCCGCTCGGGGTGTCCGATCTCGTCGGCACCGTCGTCTACAACGCGAGGGCCGCCGTCGACGCGGCGGAGATGGCGAGGGCCACCATGGTTAAGGCCGCGATGACCAAGGAGGAGGCCATGTGCTTCACCACGCAGCGGGGATGGCCATCAGAGGCCTATTTCGTCCAAG ggaaagtttggcaTCCAGTGAAGAAGTCAAGGAAAAATGCTAAAACTGATGATGAGGAAAGCTAA